In Planctomycetota bacterium, one DNA window encodes the following:
- a CDS encoding GNAT family N-acetyltransferase produces MSSLVIRTYRPDDLAALKRLTVESFGEVTLEQDVERVLGVLNEHDWRWRKARHIDEDVAANPAGVFVAESAGAVVGYVTTRVDREAGKGRIPNLAVSAEMRGQGLGRQLVEYALDYFRREGLAYAMIETMAQNAVGNRLYPSCGFIEVARQVHFARKL; encoded by the coding sequence ATGTCTTCGCTGGTCATCCGCACCTATCGACCTGACGACCTGGCAGCCCTCAAACGGTTGACGGTCGAGTCGTTTGGCGAGGTGACACTCGAGCAAGACGTCGAGCGCGTGCTGGGCGTGTTGAACGAACATGATTGGCGCTGGCGCAAAGCCCGGCACATCGACGAAGACGTCGCAGCCAACCCCGCCGGCGTGTTCGTGGCCGAGTCCGCCGGCGCGGTTGTCGGCTACGTCACCACCCGCGTCGATCGCGAGGCCGGCAAGGGACGCATTCCCAACCTGGCCGTGTCGGCCGAAATGCGCGGCCAGGGACTCGGTCGCCAGTTGGTTGAATACGCGCTCGATTATTTCCGCCGCGAGGGGCTGGCGTACGCCATGATCGAAACGATGGCCCAAAACGCGGTCGGCAACCGGCTTTATCCATCATGCGGGTTCATCGAAGTCGCCCGCCAGGTCCATTTCGCCCGCAAACTGTAA
- a CDS encoding right-handed parallel beta-helix repeat-containing protein encodes MSTARFSIACVVVVAAAALAAHWSTSQAQQAPASGRLPGAVATIDAANYPSIQAAIDALPKTGGVVQLPAGTFEINEPLVVEQEDTLLIGQGTGTNIKNVNTAGKSTLVIRPKGYAENKKARVWRVQVQNLRLTGNEKCGHGIDATGINEIFLNGITVSYHGGHGIRLDQCYEDPRVCNSLITYNKQSGLEILGGHDIVVAANHFEENLDAVRCLDSFNLCMSGNNVDDHLRHGVVIENTYGSIVSSNMIEECEDTAIILDRDCYGITLAANVIAHHKKGGIDLRDAHGCSVTGNSFPLVWARALAVGPESDRITITGNTFSDSYVGQGRVFRTDKQPSSGIILDSTTDIVITGNTFAGLQTKAVELAGKPSRRVTFTGNVLTDVDSDVSKLVDSQVSSNITSASPAQ; translated from the coding sequence ATGTCAACCGCCCGATTCTCAATCGCTTGTGTCGTAGTCGTTGCGGCCGCTGCTTTGGCCGCCCACTGGTCGACTAGTCAGGCGCAACAAGCTCCGGCCAGCGGTCGCTTGCCCGGCGCGGTCGCCACGATCGACGCCGCCAATTACCCGTCGATCCAAGCGGCGATCGACGCCTTGCCCAAGACCGGCGGCGTGGTCCAATTGCCGGCCGGCACGTTTGAGATCAACGAGCCGCTAGTAGTCGAACAAGAAGACACGCTCCTGATCGGCCAGGGGACCGGCACCAACATCAAGAACGTGAACACCGCCGGCAAGTCGACCCTTGTCATTCGCCCCAAAGGGTACGCCGAGAACAAGAAGGCCCGCGTCTGGCGCGTGCAGGTGCAGAACCTCCGCCTGACCGGCAACGAGAAATGCGGCCACGGTATCGACGCCACCGGCATCAACGAAATCTTCCTGAATGGCATTACCGTCAGCTACCACGGCGGTCACGGCATCCGTCTGGATCAATGCTACGAAGACCCGCGCGTTTGCAATTCGTTGATTACTTACAACAAGCAAAGCGGGCTCGAGATCCTGGGCGGGCACGACATCGTCGTGGCGGCCAATCACTTCGAAGAGAACTTGGACGCGGTTCGCTGCCTGGACAGCTTCAACCTGTGCATGTCGGGTAACAACGTGGACGATCACCTGCGCCATGGCGTGGTCATCGAGAACACCTACGGGTCGATCGTGTCGAGCAACATGATCGAGGAATGCGAAGACACCGCCATCATCCTCGATCGGGACTGCTACGGGATCACCCTGGCGGCCAACGTGATCGCCCACCACAAGAAGGGAGGCATCGACCTGCGCGACGCCCACGGTTGCTCGGTCACTGGCAATAGCTTCCCGCTGGTCTGGGCCCGGGCGCTGGCGGTTGGACCCGAGAGCGATCGAATCACAATCACCGGCAACACCTTCAGCGACAGCTACGTCGGCCAAGGGCGAGTCTTCCGCACCGATAAGCAACCATCGAGCGGCATCATCCTGGACTCGACCACCGACATCGTGATCACGGGCAACACCTTCGCCGGCCTGCAAACCAAGGCCGTCGAGCTAGCGGGTAAGCCAAGCCGCCGGGTGACGTTCACCGGCAATGTGTTGACCGACGTTGACAGCGACGTGTCGAAGCTGGTCGACTCGCAAGTCAGCAGCAACATCACCAGCGCGTCGCCCGCCCAGTGA
- a CDS encoding DUF5009 domain-containing protein has translation MAESTLLERPTQPPAKPASSPAANPPVTAAGQERLLSLDAYRGLIMTALMFNGFGLAAAAKNHVALNQAAHEPIAFWSAVQYQFSHVEWRGCAFWDLIQPSFMFMVGVSMAYSYLKRQQQGASWIGMFAHACWRAVILVALGVFLTSGSASATEWQFMNVLSQIGLGYPFLYLMWRRPTWLQGVVAAVLLVGAWIAYATYPTQGINFETGNPKAGVTAQWAQAHLESLPPVWHKNANVGQAVDLKVLNELPRGKPFEFNAGGYQTINFITSLATMIFGLMCGELLRTSRSPSQKTIMLVAAGLGGLGLGLICSQLGCPLVKRIWTPSWALFSTGWCCLMLAGFYMVIDVLKWRWWTFPLIVVGMNSIASYLLGQLLKPWMLKTLQTHLGSESAGKLLFGWTGKFDAAAVKHGIFGLVPAADLPILQNVLVGLVFWLVLLWMYRRKIFLRI, from the coding sequence CAAGAGCGATTACTGTCGCTCGACGCCTATCGTGGCCTGATCATGACGGCCCTAATGTTCAATGGCTTTGGCCTGGCGGCTGCGGCCAAGAATCATGTGGCCCTGAACCAAGCGGCCCATGAGCCGATCGCCTTTTGGAGCGCCGTGCAGTACCAGTTCAGCCATGTCGAGTGGCGGGGCTGCGCGTTCTGGGATCTGATCCAGCCGTCGTTCATGTTCATGGTCGGCGTGTCGATGGCCTATTCGTATCTGAAGCGTCAGCAGCAAGGCGCGTCGTGGATCGGCATGTTCGCCCACGCTTGCTGGCGGGCCGTGATCCTGGTCGCTCTAGGTGTATTTCTCACCTCGGGCAGTGCGTCAGCGACCGAGTGGCAGTTTATGAATGTGCTGTCGCAGATCGGCTTGGGCTATCCGTTCCTTTATTTGATGTGGCGGCGGCCAACGTGGCTGCAAGGCGTGGTGGCGGCGGTGCTGTTGGTCGGCGCTTGGATCGCCTACGCCACGTACCCGACGCAAGGAATCAACTTCGAGACGGGCAACCCCAAGGCCGGCGTCACGGCCCAGTGGGCGCAAGCGCATCTCGAATCGCTCCCACCGGTCTGGCACAAGAACGCCAACGTCGGCCAGGCCGTCGACCTGAAAGTCCTGAACGAACTCCCGCGCGGCAAGCCGTTCGAGTTCAACGCCGGCGGCTATCAGACCATCAATTTCATCACTTCGCTGGCCACGATGATCTTTGGTCTGATGTGCGGCGAGTTGCTGCGAACGTCTCGCTCGCCGTCGCAAAAAACAATCATGCTCGTCGCGGCCGGCCTTGGCGGATTGGGCTTGGGGCTCATCTGCTCGCAATTGGGCTGCCCGCTGGTGAAGCGCATCTGGACGCCGTCGTGGGCGCTGTTTTCGACCGGCTGGTGCTGCTTGATGCTGGCCGGGTTCTACATGGTGATCGACGTGCTCAAGTGGCGCTGGTGGACGTTCCCGCTGATCGTGGTGGGGATGAACTCGATTGCCAGCTACCTCTTGGGCCAACTCCTGAAGCCGTGGATGTTGAAGACGTTGCAAACCCACCTGGGGAGCGAATCGGCCGGTAAGCTGCTGTTTGGCTGGACTGGCAAGTTCGACGCGGCCGCCGTAAAGCACGGCATCTTTGGCCTGGTGCCGGCCGCCGATTTGCCCATTCTGCAAAACGTCCTGGTCGGGCTGGTGTTCTGGCTGGTGCTGTTGTGGATGTATCGCCGCAAGATCTTTTTGCGCATCTAA